The Micropterus dolomieu isolate WLL.071019.BEF.003 ecotype Adirondacks linkage group LG11, ASM2129224v1, whole genome shotgun sequence genomic interval AAAACTGTGTTTAAGTCAGAATAATGATTTCATTCTCTTCACTTGAGCATGTTTCGGTTGATTTGTCATATCCAGTGAGTATGAGCTGGAGCGCTTGCCGAATTCTAATAGCCACATTAAAATGTCTATTGGGATTGGATTTGTGTTGAGGCCCGATTGGATTCTCAGGAACCATTTTTCATAAAGCGAGTAATGGAGTCACAGCACCGTGAAACCAGCCCTGTAGGACATGTTGAGCAAAGTATTTAATGATTGATTTTAGGTGAGTAGCAGAAAGAATCTGGAGTCGAGTCTGAGGcagctagagagagagaaagccctGCTGCAGCACAAGAGCCTGGAGAGCCACCGCAAGGCTGAGAGCGAGGCCGACAGGAAGCGCTGCCTGGAGAATGAAGGTGACAGAGGGGTGGTCTGGTTCcatatagatttattttgttgcatAAGAAGTTAAGAGCAAATATCAAGTTAATATGATCAGATTATATTAAGACAAGATGTTAATGTCACACAATGAATTCATTAACCCGCTGCCtgataaaattattttcttttacttgcAGAGTGTGACATTGAAATAGATTtaagaaacagcagctgatttgATGCACCATAAAGTGTGTTTTgatgtgacattttttaaaagctatCAATCATGTGTTGCAGCAGCACACGCTCGTTTTGGTGGCAAGTAAAAAAAACCAGTTTATATGCAATCAAGTGAAATATGAGCTGTTTGGCAACTTCCTGAATGAATACTATAAATCCATCTTGTTTGGCTTTTCATTTGAACTACAAGAGTTTTGTTGGAAGTTTAAAGAGTGAGATAATATGGTTGATACTGCCATCACCTGGTCAAATAAACAATGTGAAAACAGGCTCACCAGAGGAACCCAAGTCTATAGggctttcttttgttttgcttttcagGTATAATTGTATAATGTTCATGATAATGCTCATCGCATTTTGATGTGAACTATTACACTGAAGGTCCTCATtgatttaaactttttaattattattaatactttttttaataCCTGAGAATGCTTGTAAAACAGTGTACATAAGAAACTTGATGCACTAAAAGGTCAACTATTTTGAAATTCTAAAGAATTATAACAAAttcaattacattttgactGAGACAGTGTTCATCCTAATATATACTGCTCCGTATTCTTCTGTGTTGTGCAGTCAACAACCTTCGAGATCAGCTGGATGACATGAAGAGAAGAAACCAGAATTCACACATTTCCAATGAGAAGAACATTCACCTGCAGAAACAGGTCAGCCACTGAAGGTTATATGATGCTGCGGGCACTGAAGAGTCTAAAAAGCCACCTATTGTACTattgtaaaaagacaaaaatgattGTTGACaggaaagtaaaacaaattattattattagcagcTGTTAAATTAGCAGCTGTGATCCAACTTCttaacaaatattaatatttagaGATTAATTACATATGAGCTACTGGATTACAATTGTTACTGTACACTATATTCCCATAAAGAGATATTATTTATGTAATCAAAgctttaaaatgaacaataatatgtttcagaaataatgtaaaaagCCTTTAAACAAGGAGTACTAAATTGTGGATGATACACTCCACTAATCCTCTTTCTTTCCAAAATAAACTACTTGATTGGAAAGTTTGTATGTGACAGGACATAATGTAACTGTAAACAAATAGAAAGagtaactaaataaaactgctggCAGATCTTCAAACATTTTTTCTGCTTGTTGTCTTGTCTCCATCAGCTGGAAGAAGCCAACGCGCTGCTACGGGCTGAGTCTGAGGCGGCGACACGGCTCCGTAAAACCCAGACGGACAGCAgcaagcagctgcagcagctggaggCCAACGTGCGCGAGCTGCAGGACAAATGCTGCCTGTTGGAGCGCAGCAAGCTGAGTCTGGAGAAGGAATGCATCAGCCTGCAGGCAGCCCtcgagacagagaggagggagcaCAGCCAGGGCTCGGAGACCATCAGCGACCTGATGGGTGGGTGACACACACACGTGACATTTTAATACAAGATCTGGAAAGATTTCTAGCCTGTAAGCAACAGTCACAATAACAATGTTTGTATGTATTAACAAGCAGAAAGATGCCACATAATTTTTTATCTGGTTTTAAGATTTAACTAAGGGGCTCTGCAGAACCCATTCAGCAAACAGCgcattcactgtgtgtgtgtgtgaagttgaTTTGAATTTTTGTAAGAGCTTTAATCAAGAGGTTTGAGGTGTTTTACAGAGCAATGATAACCAATACAAATGATATTCAGAGCCAGGCTTATCCCCTCTTTGTCACACTGGTTGAACAGATCTGAAAATAGAgagtaaaaaatgaaatgttctCTCTCCTGTCCAAACCCTTCAATAAAACGTCAGCCCGATGCTCCACTGGTCAGTATGCATCTGTAGCAGACTGTGGTTGATCTGCACAGTTCAGCCCCCTGCATGCATTCTGTAACTATATGAGGGAGTATGTTAGCATCAAGGCTAATAATTCAACCATAATTGGATTCAGGCAGTACTAAGGCTATTTAAACTGTCGTATAAAAGCTTTTTATCTGATTGTGTTAATTGAGTTGAGGTCATTCTCTTAAGCAAACACAGCTCCGTTAACACGCCCAGCCTTTGGCTCAGTCTCCATTTGTTTCGATATGTAAACGCCTCAGTAAGCTTTCTTTACTGGCTTTGGTCAGACTGCTCTTGTTAGTCATCAGATGCAGCGACCAGATGTTGCATTTACAAATTGAATGAGGTAGCACAGTGTAATTGAATCTGCAATTCATTCTCTTTCTCCAATGAACTGAGATGTTGGGAAAGAGCATTCATTTGAACCATGTAAATATTCATAATCTAATTATTGCCTTGAGCTGATTTCTTGGAATAATcactttgtgtgtgcgtgtgtgtacacacTTACACTTATAGGCTGGCCAGTACTGCCCCAGTCTGGCTGGCCACATATGAGTGTAAGCATGCAATAAGGACATGGATGAGAAATCAGAAACCCGTGAACTTCTTGCTGGGATTGTGCAAGAGATTATAATGACAATTAAAGTAGAAGgcaatttgttttctttttgaaacATGCGTCTCTGAGAACCCTCTTGGCTTTGTTTTGCAGGACGTATCTCTGGCCTGGAGGAGGAGGCCCGTCAGCAGAGACAGGCTCTGTCCAAAGCTGAGACTGAGAAGAGACAGCTTCAGGAAAAACACACCCATCTGGAGAAGGTAATCCAGAAAATTACACTAAAGATGAcaactaattttttttatttgtacgTCTCTCAGACTATATTCTTCATTGGTTTGTAAATATTAATTCCATTGTAAGTCTGAAGTAATGCAAgaaaaaaatgactttaaaataaGCCATATTAAACAGTGTATTGGCCTGTTGGCCTAAATCAGTAATTAGTTCAGAGCTTTAAGTCTTTGATAATGATGTTAGATTATGTGGATTTGTTGCTCTTCTTCTGAGCTGTATTCTGCTGCAGGAAGTATTGCATAAAGTTGAGTGAGTTCAGCCTTTGCCATTATTATGTTAGTAGATGTGTGGTGGGGCTAGCTGAGGTTTGTTCTTAGGGTTTCAATGGACTGCCCTTGTTTTCTTTGTACAGGAGATGAGCAACAAGGAGATTGATTTGACCTACAAGCTGAAGGTGCTGCAGCAGGagctggagcaggaggaggccTCTCACAAAGCCACCAGGGCACTGCTGGCAGACACCAGCAAGATCAAAGTAACCATCGAGGGCGCCAAGTCAGAGTCCATGAAGGGTAGGGGCACCAACCCTTTCCTTTGTGGAAGTTGTCCCACAGCTGTTTTCCTAGTTTGTACCATTGCACATTAGATGTTCTGAAGGAATGATTCAAGATATGTACTTCGTGAAATAATTTGATCAACATCTCAAAGCATTGCTACAAGCCGATTATTATAGCTTTGCGTAGTTGTCGCTACTGATTAACATAAGCATGTGGGAAATatattgattgattttaaataaCTCCCATTCAGAGATGGAGCAGAAGCTGGCAGAGGAGCGAGCCGCCAAACTTCGGCTGGAGAACCGAATACTGGAGCTGGAGAAGCACAGCAGCATGATGGACTGGGACTATAAACAGGCTCTGCAGAAACTAGATGAGCTGCGCAGACACAAGGACCGCCTAACTGAGGAGGTGAGGGAGTGTTTATATTCCGTGCAGGGGAACAGAAGTGTGTGTTTAGATATTAAATGCCACCTACAGAGACAGATCTTGGAGCATCACTCTGAAGCGTATGCAGCAATGTGTCTGAGCTGCAGAGGAAAAAATGCGATTCAGTAGAAATTTACACAGATAACAAAAGCAAATTCAACATTCTAGACAAGAAAAACACCGCCACTCCTCATCTCcctttgttttattcattcattcaggtgAAGAACCTGACGCTAAAGATCGAGCAGGAGACCCAGAAGCGTAACCTGACTCAGAACGACCTGAAGGCCCAGAACCAGCAGCTCAACTCTCTGCGAACCTCAGAGAAGCAACTCAAGCAGGAAACTAATCACCTTCTGGACATAAAACGCAGCCTGGAGAAGCAGAACCAAGAGCTGCGCAAGTCAGTTTACATTTTTGTGAAACTCTTTTCTAGCATTTGTACTCAGGCTTCATAAAGAGGATGATGGgaaattgacatttttatttttgactacagagaaagacaggacaCAGACGGGCAAATGAAGGAATTACAGGACCAGTTAGAAGCTGAACAGTATTTCTCTGTGAGTCTTTATTTCGCTCCATAATTACAAACGTGGATGTAAAATGACTAAGTGCAAACACAGTTGTTCTGCATATTACTTGCTGAGTGGGAGGGTATTAATGTGCCATCAGAACAACATTTCAGTAGCTAATGCATGTTGTTGTGTGTATCTAATAGCTGTTAAAAGAATCACTGTTCGCAGTTCAGTGGACATCCATTagtgtatttaattaataatatagaGAAGTCATGATCTGTGTAAATGGAATAATCTAATGCGTAATGGAACCTGcattacagtatgtgttttcCTTGATCAtagtgtttatttaatttttttggttTATCCGTATATATTCATTATAACTCAGGAAACACATACAGGATGCCTTTATGAAACTTTTTTTACTTCTCTGTTCTTCCCAGTGGAAATGTACGGTGGTAGGCTGCTGCATTAATCTGTGAGCGTGCTGTGTATCtgacctgtttgatgtgttttccAGACGCTGTACAAGACCCAGGTTCGTGAACTAAAGGAGGAGTGTGAAGAGAGGAATAAACTCTACAAAGATGTGCAGCAGTCTCTGCAGGAGCTCCAAGAGGAGAGGTAGTTTGGCTgttgatgtttattttatttttagtccaCTTTAAACATCAATGAGAAACTTTATTAACCAAAAGCAAGACAAAATGAAGAAGTAGCAGTCTGTTCATTTATGTCACTGAATGAGACATTTTCTGTATATTCTGGGTTTGTGATTAATAGTTAATAATAGTTCTGActtgtttcatttctttcaggGATTCGTTGGCAGCTCAGCTCGAGATCACACTGACAAAGGCTGACTCAGAGCAGCTGGCGCGCTCCATCGCTGAGGAGCAGTACTCGGACTTGGAGAAGGAGAAGATAATGAAGGAGTTGGAACTGAAGGAGATGATGGCCCGCCATCGTCAGGAGCTAGCCGAGAAGGACATCACCATCAATTCGGTGAGTTACAATAACTGTCTCCTGCCCTCACAGTCAACATGTTAAGTCCAGATGATCTGAGAGGGTTTTGTTATTGTAGGCAGTGCTAACGTTTTCCTGACATCACATCAGACAGAGAGGATAGCTCGCCTAATTACTGAAGCAATATGTACAACTACACTGTGTAAATCCAGTGCGTTCTCGAGCTGTATAAAGACACTGTGTTACCGACTGAAGATTTCAGGTTGGACAACAGGTGGCAGTGGCAGACAGCGTAGACAGTGCACATAACCCAGAACATAGTGAACATGACAGAATTTCCTGCCTCCTGCAGCTGGAGGAAGCCAATAGGACCCTGACCAGTGACGTCGCCAACCTAGCCAATGAGAAGGAGGAGCTGAACAACAAACTGAAGGAGACAATAGAAGGTAGTGTTTCAAATTTAACTTCAAATTTCAGGAGCAAAATATTATCAGGGTTTACTTTTATCATTGTtgtgccttttgttttttttccagaatcAGAAAAATCAAAGGATTGGGAGCAGCAGATAAGCCAGATGAAGCAGGCATTTGAgaagcagctgcagtcagagagGACCCTGAAAACGCAGGTAAGTCTATTTTTAGCATAGTGACAACTAAACCTAAGCTAATCGTATCACGCatgctgcttttttatttttttagtcaCATGCACTTAGACgggaactttttttttaaagagctgCCCCAGTCTGTACTAAGACCTCTGGAGCTGGGTTCATTCTCAAGGAAGCAGATCCTGAAGCTGTCTTATAACTAGACAACTCTGTAAACAAGCTAATGTACGAACTGTGGTACTGTGTATGTCCGTCTACAGGCCGTCAATAAGCTGGCAGAGATCATGAACAGGAAGGAGGTCCGTGGCGGAGGAAGCCGCCGTGGCAACGACACAGACATGCGGcggaaggagaaggagaacagGAAGCTGCAGTTGGAGCTGAGGTCGGAGAAGGAAAAACTCAACAGCTCCATCATCAAATACCAGAGGGAGATCAATGAAATGCAAGCGGTcagtaggacacacacacagtttgagtTCCTTTTACACCTGTACTCTTTCTTCTCTTGTCTCTGATGTCAAGTCTAATCAGTcctcattaaaatgtaattttaggcAGTTGTACAGATGTGGAAGATCATTTCCCCAGTCCCACAAGTTGCCCATGAGTAACAGTTTCTAAAGGCTGGACCAGCATGTGCAGCAGGATCGTCTCTCCTTCTTCAGTATCTTTGATTGAACCTTGCTTCTTCTGTCGTCCTTTTGTGTGCAGCAACTGTCGGAAGAGAGCCAGATGCGTATCGAGCTGCAGATGGCTCTGGACAGTAAGGACAGTGACATCGAGCAGCTGAGGAACCGCCTGCTGTCGCTCAGCGTTCAGTCAATGGACTCTACCAGCGTCAGCAGTGGGCCGGAGTTTGATACCGATGATGCGTACACAGGTAAGACCTCAACCACTGGGTAAACCTTACCCgaagatgaaaataaatatgtatttatgtgtatttCATTATACTTCCATTCCAATACATACATTCCAAAAAGTTAGATAAGTATTTGTGTTATTCTGAAAgcattttttctccttttattttgactgctgctgctgaattgAGTAATTTTGCAgaattttcatttaataaatacagttataaaaaaaagaattggaTTAGACCTTGTATCAGAACTGGTGTTTGTATTTAGCAGTTTGTAAAGAAAAAGCAGCTTTTTATTTGGGAACATTAAAATGAAGGCAGTTACCCTGTATTTTAGTTAGTTGGAAAATGTTGTTTATGGTAACACTGACAGATTATCATAATGTGAGTAGTAGTGTAACTTCTGCATCTCTTTTTCTCCTACTCAGAAACGAGGCTGGAGGGCtggctctctctccctgtcagaAACAACACCAAGAAGTTTGGATGGGAGAAAAAGGTATAGAGAATGAAGCTGCTTTGATGATGTGTAACATCATGTCACATGTCTCTCCACGATCAACATAACCTTATCATGTCTGTCCTGTTGCTTTAGTATGTTGTAGTGAGCAGCAAGAAGATTCTCTTCTACAACAGCGAGCAAGACAAAGAGCAGTCCATTCCCTACATGGTGCTTGATATAGAGTGAGTATGTTAACACAGAAAGACAGTTTTAGTTTGTTCATGAGTTTATGTCTTGTGGACATTCGCTGTTGAACTGAGATGCAGATGAGTTATTGTGATAAGAGGATGTGAACTTATTTTCTTCTCCCAGCAAACTCTTCCATGTGAGACCTGTCACTCAAACAGATGTGTACCGTGCTGATGCTAAAGAGATTCCCAGGATATTCCAGGTCTGTCTCAGCACCGCTTCAATGGTTTTGTACTGAAATGTGATGTCTTGAAGTTCTGGATGATCAATAAATAATGACTTGACAT includes:
- the rock2a gene encoding rho-associated protein kinase 2 isoform X5 produces the protein MSLGAERRMETRLKKLEDMIRDPRSAINLESLLDSINALVLDLDYPALRKNKNIETFLNRYEKVIGQTRDLQMKSEDFDRVKVIGRGAFGEVQLVRHKPSQKVYAMKLLSKFEMIKRSDSAFFWEERDIMAFSNSPWVVQLCCAFQDEHYLYMVMEYMPGGDLVNLTSTYDVPEKWAKFYTAEVVMALDAIHSMGFIHRDVKPDNMLLDRLGHLKLADFGTCMKMDSTGMVHCDTAVGTPDYISPEVLKSQGGDGYYGRECDWWSVGVFIFEMLVGDTPFYADSLVGTYSKIMDHKNSLNFPDDVEISKDAKNIICAFLTDREVRLGRNGVEEIKRHPFFKNDQWTFDTIRDTVAPVVPELSSDIDTSNFDEIEDDKGDVETFPTPKAFVGNQLPFVGFTYFKEDQLLNCSNNSSVAHENSKGEQSAALQKKLHHLEVQLKNEKQVKDEVEHKYRAATGRLDKISKELEEEVSSRKNLESSLRQLEREKALLQHKSLESHRKAESEADRKRCLENEVNNLRDQLDDMKRRNQNSHISNEKNIHLQKQLEEANALLRAESEAATRLRKTQTDSSKQLQQLEANVRELQDKCCLLERSKLSLEKECISLQAALETERREHSQGSETISDLMGRISGLEEEARQQRQALSKAETEKRQLQEKHTHLEKEMSNKEIDLTYKLKVLQQELEQEEASHKATRALLADTSKIKVTIEGAKSESMKEMEQKLAEERAAKLRLENRILELEKHSSMMDWDYKQALQKLDELRRHKDRLTEEVKNLTLKIEQETQKRNLTQNDLKAQNQQLNSLRTSEKQLKQETNHLLDIKRSLEKQNQELRKERQDTDGQMKELQDQLEAEQYFSTLYKTQVRELKEECEERNKLYKDVQQSLQELQEERDSLAAQLEITLTKADSEQLARSIAEEQYSDLEKEKIMKELELKEMMARHRQELAEKDITINSLEEANRTLTSDVANLANEKEELNNKLKETIEESEKSKDWEQQISQMKQAFEKQLQSERTLKTQAVNKLAEIMNRKEVRGGGSRRGNDTDMRRKEKENRKLQLELRSEKEKLNSSIIKYQREINEMQAQLSEESQMRIELQMALDSKDSDIEQLRNRLLSLSVQSMDSTSVSSGPEFDTDDAYTETRLEGWLSLPVRNNTKKFGWEKKYVVVSSKKILFYNSEQDKEQSIPYMVLDIDKLFHVRPVTQTDVYRADAKEIPRIFQILYANEGESKKEPEFPVEPLAIGEKSSYICHKGHEFIPTLYHFPTNCEACTKPLWNMFKPPPALECRRCHIKCHKDHMDKKEEIIAPCKVNYDVSTAKNLLLLALSQEEQQKWVSRLVKKIPKKPPPPEHFARSSPRASMKVQPSQSIRRPSRQLPTSKSS
- the rock2a gene encoding rho-associated protein kinase 2 isoform X2, with the translated sequence MSLGAERRMETRLKKLEDMIRDPRSAINLESLLDSINALVLDLDYPALRKNKNIETFLNRYEKVIGQTRDLQMKSEDFDRVKVIGRGAFGEVQLVRHKPSQKVYAMKLLSKFEMIKRSDSAFFWEERDIMAFSNSPWVVQLCCAFQDEHYLYMVMEYMPGGDLVNLTSTYDVPEKWAKFYTAEVVMALDAIHSMGFIHRDVKPDNMLLDRLGHLKLADFGTCMKMDSTGMVHCDTAVGTPDYISPEVLKSQGGDGYYGRECDWWSVGVFIFEMLVGDTPFYADSLVGTYSKIMDHKNSLNFPDDVEISKDAKNIICAFLTDREVRLGRNGVEEIKRHPFFKNDQWTFDTIRDTVAPVVPELSSDIDTSNFDEIEDDKGDVETFPTPKAFVGNQLPFVGFTYFKEDQLLNCSNNSSVAHENSKGESAALQKKLHHLEVQLKNEKQVKDEVEHKYRAATGRLDKISKELEEEVSSRKNLESSLRQLEREKALLQHKSLESHRKAESEADRKRCLENEVNNLRDQLDDMKRRNQNSHISNEKNIHLQKQLEEANALLRAESEAATRLRKTQTDSSKQLQQLEANVRELQDKCCLLERSKLSLEKECISLQAALETERREHSQGSETISDLMGRISGLEEEARQQRQALSKAETEKRQLQEKHTHLEKEMSNKEIDLTYKLKVLQQELEQEEASHKATRALLADTSKIKVTIEGAKSESMKEMEQKLAEERAAKLRLENRILELEKHSSMMDWDYKQALQKLDELRRHKDRLTEEVKNLTLKIEQETQKRNLTQNDLKAQNQQLNSLRTSEKQLKQETNHLLDIKRSLEKQNQELRKERQDTDGQMKELQDQLEAEQYFSTLYKTQVRELKEECEERNKLYKDVQQSLQELQEERDSLAAQLEITLTKADSEQLARSIAEEQYSDLEKEKIMKELELKEMMARHRQELAEKDITINSLEEANRTLTSDVANLANEKEELNNKLKETIEESEKSKDWEQQISQMKQAFEKQLQSERTLKTQAVNKLAEIMNRKEVRGGGSRRGNDTDMRRKEKENRKLQLELRSEKEKLNSSIIKYQREINEMQAQLSEESQMRIELQMALDSKDSDIEQLRNRLLSLSVQSMDSTSVSSGPEFDTDDAYTETRLEGWLSLPVRNNTKKFGWEKKYVVVSSKKILFYNSEQDKEQSIPYMVLDIDKLFHVRPVTQTDVYRADAKEIPRIFQILYANEGESKKEPEFPVEPLAIGEKSSYICHKGHEFIPTLYHFPTNCEACTKPLWNMFKPPPALECRRCHIKCHKDHMDKKEEIIAPCKVNYDVSTAKNLLLLALSQEEQQKWVSRLVKKIPKKPPPPEHFARSSPRASMKVQPSQSIRRPSRQLPTSKSRCFPVYTSIPEFNLAWKHGASSWWWGVSS
- the rock2a gene encoding rho-associated protein kinase 2 isoform X3, giving the protein MSLGAERRMETRLKKLEDMIRDPRSAINLESLLDSINALVLDLDYPALRKNKNIETFLNRYEKVIGQTRDLQMKSEDFDRVKVIGRGAFGEVQLVRHKPSQKVYAMKLLSKFEMIKRSDSAFFWEERDIMAFSNSPWVVQLCCAFQDEHYLYMVMEYMPGGDLVNLTSTYDVPEKWAKFYTAEVVMALDAIHSMGFIHRDVKPDNMLLDRLGHLKLADFGTCMKMDSTGMVHCDTAVGTPDYISPEVLKSQGGDGYYGRECDWWSVGVFIFEMLVGDTPFYADSLVGTYSKIMDHKNSLNFPDDVEISKDAKNIICAFLTDREVRLGRNGVEEIKRHPFFKNDQWTFDTIRDTVAPVVPELSSDIDTSNFDEIEDDKGDVETFPTPKAFVGNQLPFVGFTYFKEDQLLNCSNNSSVAHENSKGEQSAALQKKLHHLEVQLKNEKQVKDEVEHKYRAATGRLDKISKELEEEVSSRKNLESSLRQLEREKALLQHKSLESHRKAESEADRKRCLENEVNNLRDQLDDMKRRNQNSHISNEKNIHLQKQLEEANALLRAESEAATRLRKTQTDSSKQLQQLEANVRELQDKCCLLERSKLSLEKECISLQAALETERREHSQGSETISDLMGRISGLEEEARQQRQALSKAETEKRQLQEKHTHLEKEMSNKEIDLTYKLKVLQQELEQEEASHKATRALLADTSKIKVTIEGAKSESMKEMEQKLAEERAAKLRLENRILELEKHSSMMDWDYKQALQKLDELRRHKDRLTEEVKNLTLKIEQETQKRNLTQNDLKAQNQQLNSLRTSEKQLKQETNHLLDIKRSLEKQNQELRKERQDTDGQMKELQDQLEAEQYFSTLYKTQVRELKEECEERNKLYKDVQQSLQELQEERDSLAAQLEITLTKADSEQLARSIAEEQYSDLEKEKIMKELELKEMMARHRQELAEKDITINSLEEANRTLTSDVANLANEKEELNNKLKETIEESEKSKDWEQQISQMKQAFEKQLQSERTLKTQAVNKLAEIMNRKEVRGGGSRRGNDTDMRRKEKENRKLQLELRSEKEKLNSSIIKYQREINEMQAQLSEESQMRIELQMALDSKDSDIEQLRNRLLSLSVQSMDSTSVSSGPEFDTDDAYTETRLEGWLSLPVRNNTKKFGWEKKYVVVSSKKILFYNSEQDKEQSIPYMVLDIDKLFHVRPVTQTDVYRADAKEIPRIFQILYANEGESKKEPEFPVEPLAIGEKSSYICHKGHEFIPTLYHFPTNCEACTKPLWNMFKPPPALECRRCHIKCHKDHMDKKEEIIAPCKVNYDVSTAKNLLLLALSQEEQQKWVSRLVKKIPKKPPPPEHFARSSPRASMKVQPSQSIRRPSRQLPTSKSRSNGFKMRREESHSGHC
- the rock2a gene encoding rho-associated protein kinase 2 isoform X1; the protein is MSLGAERRMETRLKKLEDMIRDPRSAINLESLLDSINALVLDLDYPALRKNKNIETFLNRYEKVIGQTRDLQMKSEDFDRVKVIGRGAFGEVQLVRHKPSQKVYAMKLLSKFEMIKRSDSAFFWEERDIMAFSNSPWVVQLCCAFQDEHYLYMVMEYMPGGDLVNLTSTYDVPEKWAKFYTAEVVMALDAIHSMGFIHRDVKPDNMLLDRLGHLKLADFGTCMKMDSTGMVHCDTAVGTPDYISPEVLKSQGGDGYYGRECDWWSVGVFIFEMLVGDTPFYADSLVGTYSKIMDHKNSLNFPDDVEISKDAKNIICAFLTDREVRLGRNGVEEIKRHPFFKNDQWTFDTIRDTVAPVVPELSSDIDTSNFDEIEDDKGDVETFPTPKAFVGNQLPFVGFTYFKEDQLLNCSNNSSVAHENSKGEQSAALQKKLHHLEVQLKNEKQVKDEVEHKYRAATGRLDKISKELEEEVSSRKNLESSLRQLEREKALLQHKSLESHRKAESEADRKRCLENEVNNLRDQLDDMKRRNQNSHISNEKNIHLQKQLEEANALLRAESEAATRLRKTQTDSSKQLQQLEANVRELQDKCCLLERSKLSLEKECISLQAALETERREHSQGSETISDLMGRISGLEEEARQQRQALSKAETEKRQLQEKHTHLEKEMSNKEIDLTYKLKVLQQELEQEEASHKATRALLADTSKIKVTIEGAKSESMKEMEQKLAEERAAKLRLENRILELEKHSSMMDWDYKQALQKLDELRRHKDRLTEEVKNLTLKIEQETQKRNLTQNDLKAQNQQLNSLRTSEKQLKQETNHLLDIKRSLEKQNQELRKERQDTDGQMKELQDQLEAEQYFSTLYKTQVRELKEECEERNKLYKDVQQSLQELQEERDSLAAQLEITLTKADSEQLARSIAEEQYSDLEKEKIMKELELKEMMARHRQELAEKDITINSLEEANRTLTSDVANLANEKEELNNKLKETIEESEKSKDWEQQISQMKQAFEKQLQSERTLKTQAVNKLAEIMNRKEVRGGGSRRGNDTDMRRKEKENRKLQLELRSEKEKLNSSIIKYQREINEMQAQLSEESQMRIELQMALDSKDSDIEQLRNRLLSLSVQSMDSTSVSSGPEFDTDDAYTETRLEGWLSLPVRNNTKKFGWEKKYVVVSSKKILFYNSEQDKEQSIPYMVLDIDKLFHVRPVTQTDVYRADAKEIPRIFQILYANEGESKKEPEFPVEPLAIGEKSSYICHKGHEFIPTLYHFPTNCEACTKPLWNMFKPPPALECRRCHIKCHKDHMDKKEEIIAPCKVNYDVSTAKNLLLLALSQEEQQKWVSRLVKKIPKKPPPPEHFARSSPRASMKVQPSQSIRRPSRQLPTSKSRCFPVYTSIPEFNLAWKHGASSWWWGVSS
- the rock2a gene encoding rho-associated protein kinase 2 isoform X4 translates to MSLGAERRMETRLKKLEDMIRDPRSAINLESLLDSINALVLDLDYPALRKNKNIETFLNRYEKVIGQTRDLQMKSEDFDRVKVIGRGAFGEVQLVRHKPSQKVYAMKLLSKFEMIKRSDSAFFWEERDIMAFSNSPWVVQLCCAFQDEHYLYMVMEYMPGGDLVNLTSTYDVPEKWAKFYTAEVVMALDAIHSMGFIHRDVKPDNMLLDRLGHLKLADFGTCMKMDSTGMVHCDTAVGTPDYISPEVLKSQGGDGYYGRECDWWSVGVFIFEMLVGDTPFYADSLVGTYSKIMDHKNSLNFPDDVEISKDAKNIICAFLTDREVRLGRNGVEEIKRHPFFKNDQWTFDTIRDTVAPVVPELSSDIDTSNFDEIEDDKGDVETFPTPKAFVGNQLPFVGFTYFKEDQLLNCSNNSSVAHENSKGEQSAALQKKLHHLEVQLKNEKQVKDEVEHKYRAATGRLDKISKELEEEVSSRKNLESSLRQLEREKALLQHKSLESHRKAESEADRKRCLENEVNNLRDQLDDMKRRNQNSHISNEKNIHLQKQLEEANALLRAESEAATRLRKTQTDSSKQLQQLEANVRELQDKCCLLERSKLSLEKECISLQAALETERREHSQGSETISDLMGRISGLEEEARQQRQALSKAETEKRQLQEKHTHLEKEMSNKEIDLTYKLKVLQQELEQEEASHKATRALLADTSKIKVTIEGAKSESMKEMEQKLAEERAAKLRLENRILELEKHSSMMDWDYKQALQKLDELRRHKDRLTEEVKNLTLKIEQETQKRNLTQNDLKAQNQQLNSLRTSEKQLKQETNHLLDIKRSLEKQNQELRKERQDTDGQMKELQDQLEAEQYFSTLYKTQVRELKEECEERNKLYKDVQQSLQELQEERDSLAAQLEITLTKADSEQLARSIAEEQYSDLEKEKIMKELELKEMMARHRQELAEKDITINSLEEANRTLTSDVANLANEKEELNNKLKETIEESEKSKDWEQQISQMKQAFEKQLQSERTLKTQAVNKLAEIMNRKEVRGGGSRRGNDTDMRRKEKENRKLQLELRSEKEKLNSSIIKYQREINEMQAQLSEESQMRIELQMALDSKDSDIEQLRNRLLSLSVQSMDSTSVSSGPEFDTDDAYTETRLEGWLSLPVRNNTKKFGWEKKYVVVSSKKILFYNSEQDKEQSIPYMVLDIDKLFHVRPVTQTDVYRADAKEIPRIFQILYANEGESKKEPEFPVEPLAIGEKSSYICHKGHEFIPTLYHFPTNCEACTKPLWNMFKPPPALECRRCHIKCHKDHMDKKEEIIAPCKVNYDVSTAKNLLLLALSQEEQQKWVSRLVKKIPKKPPPPEHFARSSPRASMKVQPSQSIRRPSRQLPTSKSRCFPVYTSIPECV